One Nitrospira sp. DNA segment encodes these proteins:
- the rplN gene encoding 50S ribosomal protein L14 codes for MIQNYTYMDVADNSGAKQAMCFHVFGGTRRRYASLGDIVVVAVKEAIPQASVKKGDVSRAVIVRTTKEVRREDGSYIKFDRNACVLINKEGEPIGTRIFGPVARELRWKKFMKIISLAPEVL; via the coding sequence ATGATTCAGAACTACACATATATGGATGTGGCTGATAATTCGGGTGCGAAACAGGCCATGTGCTTTCATGTTTTCGGAGGGACGAGACGCCGGTATGCGTCGCTCGGAGATATCGTGGTGGTGGCAGTCAAGGAGGCGATCCCTCAGGCCAGTGTGAAGAAGGGCGATGTGAGTCGGGCCGTCATTGTCCGAACGACCAAGGAGGTTCGTCGCGAAGATGGGTCCTATATTAAGTTTGATCGAAACGCGTGCGTCTTAATCAACAAAGAGGGCGAGCCGATTGGAACGCGTATTTTCGGCCCCGTTGCCCGCGAGCTCCGCTGGAAGAAATTCATGAAGATCATTTCTTTGGCACCTGAAGTATTGTAG